The following coding sequences lie in one Chryseobacterium arthrosphaerae genomic window:
- a CDS encoding helix-turn-helix transcriptional regulator: MREHPNNRMIFSSEDIEIVMQNDQNGEYLLKSFRIERKSGFTLLFLLSHDIHMETGDRSTTLLFRKNQYILHFSPEKTTAELWTASQSPLKYLQIHLSYSFVLKLINPELSYENAEILKNMVQNNYIFLHQGTPPDMTVEMHLILNEILNSAKKGILQKLLIEAKIIKLLILIFEQFNDKNPLEASPGTPEMIRKFIDENYHRNIKAEEIGRRLGMNGNSIRKAFKAQYQTTIAHYISELRMMKAKKMITDRDIMIKEIAIECGYEYVQNFTRAFKKKFGISPENLRNNK; the protein is encoded by the coding sequence ATGAGAGAGCATCCCAATAACAGAATGATCTTCAGTTCAGAGGATATTGAGATTGTAATGCAGAATGATCAGAATGGTGAATATCTTTTAAAATCTTTCAGAATTGAAAGAAAGTCCGGGTTTACACTCCTCTTTTTGCTAAGCCATGATATTCATATGGAAACCGGGGATCGCAGTACAACACTTTTGTTCAGAAAAAATCAATACATTTTACATTTTTCTCCTGAAAAAACTACTGCGGAATTATGGACAGCCAGTCAGTCTCCGCTTAAATACTTACAGATCCACCTCAGCTATTCTTTTGTCTTAAAACTGATTAATCCGGAACTCAGCTATGAAAATGCAGAAATCCTGAAAAATATGGTCCAGAACAATTACATATTTCTTCATCAGGGAACTCCACCGGATATGACCGTTGAAATGCATTTGATTCTGAATGAAATTCTGAACTCTGCCAAGAAAGGAATTTTGCAGAAATTATTGATAGAAGCCAAAATCATCAAGCTGCTCATCCTTATTTTTGAGCAATTCAATGACAAAAATCCACTGGAGGCAAGTCCGGGAACTCCTGAGATGATCAGAAAATTCATTGATGAAAACTACCACAGAAATATAAAAGCAGAAGAGATCGGAAGGCGGCTGGGGATGAATGGAAATAGTATAAGGAAGGCATTTAAAGCTCAGTACCAAACTACTATTGCTCATTATATATCAGAACTACGAATGATGAAAGCTAAAAAAATGATAACAGATAGAGATATTATGATCAAGGAAATCGCTATTGAATGCGGATATGAATATGTCCAGAATTTTACCCGTGCTTTTAAAAAGAAATTCGGGATATCCCCGGAAAACCTCAGGAATAATAAATAG
- a CDS encoding T9SS type A sorting domain-containing protein — protein sequence MIEDLYFTIRKLGAGIMLALIAGNALQAQGSGCNNVDPGNNTGDTGCVNFTYRGQPVTYTTVRAGDGNIWLQQNLGSLQVAGMADDEKAYGDFFQWGRWDDGHQLRNSPLTSAPQVNAPDGLAGTPSFITGSPAWWEVNATTDAWTGKDVTEITNTTGIDPCKAIGPDWRMPSQVEWKTIVSVESITSPSKAYGSSLKLPAAGSRSHVDGTFSFVGKRGYYWSSDPTGIGAKYLYIGATISNAAAGAPKGQGASVRCIKPAASLSTSEIRLKKQVAELYPNPVKDILGVTAGFYIETVNVVNAAGQKMKVELSNNSINMSGLNAGLYWVEIKLKNGEIISEKIIKN from the coding sequence ATGATTGAAGATTTATATTTTACCATACGAAAACTGGGGGCAGGAATAATGCTGGCCCTTATAGCAGGAAATGCTTTACAGGCCCAGGGATCAGGTTGTAATAATGTAGATCCGGGAAATAATACCGGTGATACGGGCTGTGTGAATTTTACTTACCGGGGACAGCCTGTAACATATACAACAGTAAGAGCAGGAGATGGAAATATATGGTTGCAGCAGAACCTGGGAAGCTTACAGGTGGCCGGTATGGCAGACGATGAAAAGGCATATGGCGATTTTTTCCAGTGGGGAAGATGGGATGACGGGCATCAGTTGAGAAACTCTCCTCTCACATCAGCCCCACAGGTGAATGCTCCGGATGGGCTGGCAGGTACACCGTCATTCATCACGGGTTCACCGGCATGGTGGGAGGTGAATGCCACTACAGATGCCTGGACAGGAAAAGACGTAACCGAAATTACGAATACAACAGGGATAGATCCGTGCAAGGCAATAGGTCCGGATTGGAGAATGCCGTCCCAGGTGGAATGGAAAACGATTGTCAGTGTTGAAAGCATTACCAGTCCGTCAAAAGCATACGGAAGCAGTTTAAAACTTCCGGCAGCAGGAAGCCGGAGCCATGTAGACGGAACATTTTCATTTGTAGGAAAAAGAGGATATTACTGGAGCTCAGATCCTACTGGAATTGGAGCAAAGTATCTTTATATTGGTGCTACCATTTCAAATGCAGCAGCAGGAGCTCCAAAAGGACAGGGTGCATCAGTAAGATGCATTAAGCCGGCAGCTTCATTAAGTACTTCAGAAATCAGATTGAAAAAACAGGTTGCAGAACTGTATCCTAATCCTGTAAAAGATATTCTTGGCGTTACAGCAGGATTTTATATCGAAACAGTGAATGTTGTGAATGCAGCAGGACAGAAAATGAAAGTTGAGCTTTCAAACAACAGCATCAATATGAGCGGGCTGAATGCCGGATTGTATTGGGTAGAAATCAAACTTAAAAATGGAGAAATAATTTCTGAAAAGATTATAAAAAACTGA
- a CDS encoding alpha-amylase family glycosyl hydrolase, translating to MKKKINPIFDKNKDMEKLYSVIFLFIAALASGQINYTITPNPFNETDAITLTVPGDQIDETAWGVSNNSVYIWSWSFDTNYQNSQDCPTNGSWNNSNDLNKLSYNAGTDTYSLTFTPTAFFGRTGIGRFGFLLKDKTGSHQTSPDIFVNVGILNLNLTNPLANSLTSVPAGSSINITASTNVNATFQLKANGMVVNSTTSPSQSFSYNYTVSQDADMELVATQGSSSKTAKFILQTPRNVVSEAIPNWIRQGINYHPTDQTIIGLALYAPGKNFVHVIGSFNSWAVNDTYLMKRDTANPDLYWIELNGLTPKQLYTFQYRTNDLKKVADPYSPQILSSYDDQWISSSTYPNLPAFPAGQGFEVSTFKTGQTPYNWQVTNFQRPAKEDLIVYELLLRDFTQEKNWQSLINKISYLKNLKINAIELLPVMEFDGNLSWGYNTSFHYALDKAYGTPEKFKEFVDLCHQNGIAVILDVAFNHATGRSPLVRLWNIDPDGDGYGDVASDNPYFNQVPKHSYNVFNDFNHTSPSTQYYVERCLQQWLTEYRIDGFRWDLTKGFTQSCSENDEACTNAYQQDRVDIMKHYADRQWAIDPNSYMIFEHLGTDAEEQQWANYRAAEGKGVMLWNKQTDPYNQNTMGYKENSNYDRMNHSLHGFNEMRAVGYGESHDEERLMFKNLAYGAVNGSYSVKNLNTALERMKAFGATFFTIPGPKMIWQFGELGYEFSINRCTNGTIDSGCRTDEKPVAFTLGYDTDAARKSVYDTWAKIINIRNSHQVFKSKTYTIESNNLANDPDGLITRIYVYDNTISGMKNVVVLANYSTSVQNVIPYLPYTGQWQNLMDDTVLNMTSTTAPVTLQPGEFRIFGNYTGSLSAADVNAEHKLSLQIADNPVKNGHVKLIYNKAKNGEIIISEMSGKKLDTFKLNNESGSYELKVNYPAGTYLVQLKSETGMAIQKMIIK from the coding sequence ATGAAAAAGAAAATTAATCCTATATTCGATAAAAATAAAGATATGGAAAAGTTATATTCTGTTATTTTTCTGTTCATTGCAGCTCTTGCCTCCGGACAGATCAATTATACCATTACCCCCAATCCTTTTAATGAAACCGATGCTATTACCCTGACCGTACCGGGAGATCAGATTGATGAAACGGCCTGGGGTGTTTCCAATAATTCGGTTTATATATGGTCATGGTCTTTTGATACCAATTATCAGAACAGCCAGGATTGTCCAACGAACGGAAGCTGGAATAACTCCAATGACCTGAATAAACTGAGTTATAATGCAGGAACCGATACTTATTCCTTAACATTCACACCCACCGCATTTTTCGGAAGAACAGGAATCGGAAGATTTGGATTTTTATTAAAAGATAAAACCGGAAGTCATCAGACCTCACCGGATATCTTTGTGAATGTGGGCATTTTAAATCTTAATCTGACCAATCCGCTTGCTAACAGTCTTACTTCAGTTCCGGCAGGAAGTTCTATCAATATCACTGCTTCCACGAATGTAAATGCAACATTTCAGTTAAAGGCTAACGGAATGGTAGTGAATTCTACTACTTCTCCGTCACAGTCTTTTTCTTATAATTATACTGTTTCTCAGGATGCTGATATGGAACTGGTTGCCACGCAGGGAAGCAGCTCCAAAACAGCGAAGTTTATTCTACAGACTCCCAGGAATGTAGTTTCCGAAGCTATTCCGAACTGGATCAGACAGGGGATCAATTATCATCCTACCGATCAGACAATCATAGGTCTTGCTTTGTATGCTCCCGGGAAAAATTTTGTACATGTGATCGGAAGTTTCAATAGCTGGGCGGTAAACGATACGTATTTAATGAAAAGAGATACCGCAAATCCTGATCTCTACTGGATTGAGCTTAACGGTCTGACCCCGAAGCAGTTATATACCTTCCAATACAGAACAAACGATCTGAAAAAAGTGGCGGATCCTTATTCTCCACAAATCCTATCTTCCTATGATGATCAGTGGATCTCATCTTCTACTTATCCGAATTTACCTGCATTTCCGGCCGGACAGGGCTTTGAAGTTTCGACTTTTAAAACAGGGCAGACTCCTTACAACTGGCAGGTAACCAATTTCCAGAGACCGGCCAAGGAAGATCTTATTGTTTATGAATTACTATTAAGAGACTTTACCCAGGAAAAAAACTGGCAATCACTGATCAACAAAATTTCTTACCTGAAGAATTTAAAAATCAATGCTATAGAACTGCTTCCTGTCATGGAATTTGATGGCAACCTTTCATGGGGATACAATACCTCTTTCCATTATGCGCTGGATAAAGCGTACGGAACTCCTGAAAAATTTAAAGAATTTGTAGACCTGTGCCATCAGAACGGAATTGCGGTCATTCTCGATGTTGCATTTAACCACGCAACAGGCCGTTCACCTTTGGTAAGGCTCTGGAATATTGATCCTGATGGAGACGGCTACGGTGATGTTGCTTCAGACAACCCTTACTTCAACCAGGTTCCGAAACATTCCTACAATGTGTTTAATGACTTTAACCATACCAGTCCTTCAACGCAATATTACGTTGAAAGATGCCTTCAGCAGTGGCTCACCGAATATCGTATCGACGGTTTCCGTTGGGATCTTACCAAAGGATTTACCCAAAGCTGTTCTGAAAATGATGAAGCCTGTACCAATGCTTATCAGCAGGACAGAGTGGATATCATGAAACACTATGCCGACAGACAGTGGGCTATAGACCCGAATTCATATATGATCTTTGAACATCTGGGAACAGACGCCGAAGAGCAGCAGTGGGCCAATTACAGAGCTGCGGAAGGAAAAGGAGTAATGCTTTGGAATAAACAGACAGACCCTTACAACCAAAATACGATGGGCTATAAAGAAAACAGCAATTATGACCGGATGAATCACAGTCTTCACGGTTTTAATGAAATGCGTGCTGTAGGCTATGGCGAAAGCCATGATGAAGAAAGGCTGATGTTTAAAAATCTTGCCTATGGAGCTGTAAACGGAAGTTATTCTGTGAAAAATCTTAATACCGCTCTGGAAAGAATGAAAGCATTCGGAGCCACATTCTTTACCATTCCCGGTCCGAAAATGATCTGGCAGTTTGGGGAATTAGGGTATGAATTCAGTATCAACAGATGTACGAACGGTACAATCGACAGCGGATGCAGGACAGATGAAAAACCTGTTGCATTCACATTAGGCTATGATACGGATGCGGCCAGAAAATCAGTATATGATACCTGGGCGAAGATTATCAATATCAGGAACAGCCACCAGGTTTTTAAATCCAAAACCTATACTATAGAATCTAATAACCTCGCCAATGATCCGGATGGGCTTATTACTAGAATTTATGTGTATGATAATACGATCAGTGGAATGAAGAATGTAGTAGTACTGGCAAATTACAGTACTTCCGTGCAAAATGTAATTCCTTATTTACCTTACACAGGACAATGGCAGAATCTGATGGATGATACCGTCCTGAATATGACATCTACAACAGCTCCGGTTACATTACAGCCCGGAGAATTCAGGATCTTTGGAAACTACACCGGATCGTTATCAGCTGCAGATGTGAACGCAGAACATAAACTATCTCTTCAGATCGCTGATAATCCGGTAAAAAATGGTCATGTCAAATTGATTTATAATAAAGCTAAAAACGGCGAAATTATCATTTCAGAAATGAGTGGTAAAAAACTGGATACCTTCAAACTGAATAATGAAAGCGGAAGCTACGAGCTGAAAGTAAATTATCCGGCAGGAACTTACCTGGTACAGCTGAAATCAGAAACCGGAATGGCTATTCAAAAAATGATCATAAAGTAA
- a CDS encoding RNA polymerase sigma factor, translating into MKLLFGNKKDDLLSRLKKQDPAAQKLFYDQNVKKFLSISKSYVSDGYQAEDCLIKAFCKIFKHIESFRGESNLESWARRIVVNECLNFIKSHKTVFYLDEINQSFHEDFHEPDIDFDFNAQDLLDQLPDAYRMVFNLYVLEEYSHQEIADTLQISTAVSKTQLFRAKEKLRKIYFQQQKKMKNEHV; encoded by the coding sequence ATGAAACTTTTGTTCGGAAATAAAAAGGATGATCTGCTAAGCCGCCTGAAGAAACAGGATCCGGCAGCACAGAAACTTTTCTATGATCAGAATGTGAAAAAATTTCTGAGTATAAGCAAAAGCTATGTCAGTGATGGGTATCAGGCTGAAGATTGTCTCATTAAAGCATTCTGTAAAATCTTTAAACATATAGAGAGCTTCAGAGGGGAATCAAACCTGGAGAGTTGGGCAAGACGGATTGTTGTAAACGAATGCCTGAATTTTATCAAAAGCCATAAAACGGTATTCTATCTGGATGAGATCAATCAGTCTTTTCATGAGGATTTTCACGAGCCGGACATTGATTTTGATTTTAATGCGCAGGATTTGCTGGATCAGCTGCCGGATGCGTACAGGATGGTTTTCAATCTTTATGTGCTGGAAGAGTATTCCCATCAGGAAATTGCCGATACTTTGCAGATCTCAACGGCGGTGAGCAAAACACAATTGTTCCGGGCAAAGGAAAAATTAAGAAAGATTTACTTTCAACAACAAAAAAAAATGAAAAATGAACACGTCTAA
- the fumC gene encoding class II fumarate hydratase, with protein MNYRIEKDTMGEVQVPADKLWGAQTERSRNNFKIGPEGSMPHEIIEAFAYLKKAAAFTNTDLGVLPAEKRDMIAKVCEEILEGKLNDQFPLVIWQTGSGTQSNMNVNEVISNRAHVNNGGTLGEKSEIHPNDDVNKSQSSNDTYPTAMHIAAYKKVVEVTIPAVEKLKNTLAEKSQAFKDVVKIGRTHLMDATPLTLGQEFSGYVAQLEFGLRALKNTLPHLSELALGGTAVGTGLNTPNGYDVKVAEYIARFTNLPFITAENKFEALAAHDAIVESHGALKQLAVSLFKIAQDIRLLASGPRSGIGEIFIPENEPGSSIMPGKVNPTQNEALTMVCAQVLGNDTTISFAGTQGNYELNVFKPVMAYNFLQSAQLIADACISFNDHCAVGIEPNHERIKELVDKSLMLVTALNTHIGYENAAKIAKTAHKNGTTLKEEAINLGLVTAEQFDEWVKPEDMVGSLK; from the coding sequence ATGAATTACAGAATAGAAAAAGACACCATGGGAGAAGTGCAGGTTCCTGCAGACAAGCTTTGGGGTGCACAGACGGAACGTTCCAGAAATAATTTCAAAATCGGACCGGAAGGTTCAATGCCGCACGAGATTATTGAGGCTTTTGCTTATCTGAAAAAAGCAGCAGCATTTACCAACACCGACCTGGGCGTGCTTCCGGCAGAGAAAAGGGATATGATCGCCAAAGTTTGTGAAGAAATCCTTGAAGGTAAACTCAATGATCAGTTTCCTCTGGTAATCTGGCAGACCGGCTCGGGAACGCAATCGAACATGAATGTCAATGAAGTAATTTCAAACAGAGCCCATGTGAATAACGGCGGAACTTTAGGAGAAAAATCTGAGATTCACCCCAATGATGATGTGAATAAATCTCAGTCATCCAACGACACCTATCCTACTGCTATGCACATTGCTGCTTATAAAAAAGTGGTGGAAGTTACCATCCCTGCCGTAGAAAAGCTTAAAAATACCCTTGCTGAAAAGTCTCAGGCATTCAAAGATGTGGTAAAGATCGGAAGAACCCACCTGATGGATGCTACACCACTTACTCTTGGACAGGAATTTTCAGGATATGTAGCCCAGCTGGAGTTTGGCCTGAGGGCTTTAAAAAATACTTTACCTCACCTTTCCGAACTTGCATTAGGAGGAACAGCTGTAGGTACAGGATTGAACACTCCTAACGGTTACGATGTAAAAGTAGCTGAATATATTGCCCGGTTTACAAACCTTCCTTTCATTACCGCAGAAAATAAATTTGAGGCACTGGCTGCTCATGACGCCATTGTTGAAAGTCACGGTGCTTTAAAACAGCTTGCTGTTTCATTATTCAAAATCGCTCAGGATATCAGATTGCTTGCTTCAGGACCACGTTCAGGAATCGGGGAAATCTTTATCCCTGAAAACGAACCGGGATCTTCTATTATGCCGGGGAAAGTAAATCCTACTCAGAACGAAGCATTAACTATGGTTTGTGCCCAGGTTCTGGGAAATGATACGACGATTTCTTTTGCAGGAACCCAGGGTAACTATGAGCTGAATGTGTTTAAACCGGTAATGGCTTACAATTTCTTACAGTCTGCCCAACTGATCGCTGATGCATGTATTTCATTCAATGATCACTGTGCAGTCGGTATTGAGCCTAATCATGAGAGAATTAAAGAACTGGTAGATAAATCTTTAATGCTTGTTACAGCCCTGAATACTCATATCGGGTATGAAAATGCAGCAAAAATTGCCAAAACAGCTCATAAGAACGGTACAACACTTAAGGAAGAAGCGATCAATCTGGGCCTTGTTACAGCAGAACAGTTTGATGAGTGGGTAAAACCCGAAGATATGGTGGGAAGCCTGAAATAA
- a CDS encoding fumarate hydratase: MEFRYQDPYPIQKDDTVYKKLTSDYVKVEKLGDREILTVDPKGLELLAEEAMADVSFMLRSSHLESLKRIIDDPEATDNDRFVAYNLLQNAAVAAEGALPSCQDTGTAIVMGKKGENVYTGVDDGEYLSKGIYNTYQKRNLRYSQVVPLTMFDEKNSGSNLPAQIDIYAKKGDYYEFLFLTKGGGSANKTFLYQKTKSLLNEKSLEEFIKEKISDLGTAACPPYHLALVIGGTSAEANLAAVKKASAKYYDNLPTEGNEAGQAFRDLEWEAKVQKICQESAIGAQFGGKYLTHDVRVIRLPRHAASCPVGMGVSCSADRNIKGKITKEGIFLEQLEQDPKRFLPATPPHLEEAVEINLNKPMPEILTELSKYPIKTRLKLNGTLIVARDIAHAKIKEIIDSGQPMPEYFKNHPIYYAGPAKTPEGMASGSFGPTTAGRMDVYVDEFQSHGGSMIMLAKGNRSKDVTNACNKYGGFYLGSIGGPAAILAKDNIVSVDVVDFPELGMEAVRKIEVKDFPAFIITDDKGNDFFADLAH, encoded by the coding sequence ATGGAATTTAGATATCAGGATCCGTATCCAATTCAGAAAGATGATACGGTGTACAAAAAGCTTACATCAGATTATGTAAAGGTTGAAAAACTTGGAGACAGGGAAATTTTAACTGTTGACCCAAAAGGATTGGAATTATTGGCTGAGGAAGCTATGGCAGACGTTTCATTCATGTTACGTTCCTCTCATCTGGAGAGTCTTAAAAGAATCATTGATGATCCGGAAGCTACGGATAATGACAGATTCGTTGCTTATAACCTTTTACAGAATGCTGCGGTAGCTGCTGAAGGAGCACTTCCTTCCTGCCAGGATACAGGAACTGCAATTGTAATGGGTAAAAAAGGTGAAAACGTTTATACCGGAGTAGATGACGGGGAGTACCTGAGCAAAGGAATATACAATACCTATCAAAAAAGAAACCTGAGATATTCACAGGTGGTTCCTTTAACCATGTTTGATGAGAAGAATTCAGGGTCAAACCTTCCGGCACAGATCGATATCTATGCTAAAAAAGGAGATTACTATGAATTCTTATTTTTAACGAAGGGTGGAGGTTCTGCGAATAAAACATTCTTATACCAGAAGACCAAGTCTTTACTGAACGAAAAATCTCTTGAAGAATTCATCAAAGAAAAGATATCAGATCTTGGAACGGCAGCCTGCCCGCCTTACCACTTAGCTTTGGTGATCGGGGGAACTTCTGCAGAGGCCAACCTTGCCGCTGTAAAGAAAGCTTCCGCAAAATATTATGATAATCTTCCGACAGAAGGAAACGAAGCCGGCCAGGCATTCAGAGACCTTGAATGGGAAGCGAAAGTGCAGAAGATCTGCCAGGAAAGTGCTATCGGAGCACAGTTCGGAGGGAAATACCTTACCCATGACGTAAGAGTGATCAGACTTCCGAGACATGCTGCCTCATGTCCTGTAGGAATGGGAGTATCCTGTTCTGCTGACAGAAATATCAAAGGGAAAATTACAAAAGAAGGAATCTTTCTTGAACAGCTGGAGCAGGATCCTAAGAGATTCTTACCGGCTACCCCTCCGCATTTGGAAGAAGCTGTAGAAATAAACCTGAATAAGCCAATGCCTGAAATTCTGACGGAGCTTTCAAAATATCCGATCAAAACAAGATTAAAACTGAACGGAACACTGATCGTTGCCAGAGATATTGCTCATGCTAAGATCAAAGAGATCATTGACAGCGGTCAGCCAATGCCGGAATACTTCAAAAACCATCCGATCTACTATGCAGGACCTGCAAAAACCCCGGAAGGAATGGCTTCAGGAAGTTTCGGGCCTACTACTGCCGGAAGAATGGATGTATACGTAGATGAATTCCAGAGCCATGGAGGAAGTATGATCATGCTGGCAAAAGGAAACAGAAGTAAAGATGTGACCAATGCCTGCAACAAATACGGAGGTTTCTACCTGGGATCCATCGGAGGGCCTGCAGCAATTCTTGCAAAAGACAATATTGTGTCTGTAGATGTGGTAGACTTCCCGGAATTAGGAATGGAAGCTGTAAGAAAAATTGAAGTAAAAGACTTCCCGGCATTCATCATTACCGATGATAAAGGCAACGATTTCTTCGCAGATCTTGCGCATTGA
- a CDS encoding outer membrane beta-barrel protein — protein MIKKLILMGLVCFFSASFHAQKTLNINLSSKKDTEVSPIVKEKVEEYAAKINAIIQEEKKLMEAELEVLKARNLDKADFDREKAQVADRYSEKMDKRIEELGFDLDDVIQKQVRYSLLNTDVTSNEELKEKLLKKFRPTRSFTGYFSYGIMTLTNNLSDNELDKNIGYANNLEFGLKLNYQLSRTSPWAVISGLGFSWRTIRADNNMFFTKDPGYGVALSQYNGNLDKSKLRTGYIMVPLGMQYNFSKLKNAGMDIQYRSYGRGFKIAANVYGGVKMSTNNIVKGNDGEIRDRGNYQVNPFVYGGQLTFSYNGFSLFVKKDFSNYFKDSYFKNDKALIFGLAIGLD, from the coding sequence ATGATCAAGAAATTAATCCTGATGGGATTGGTGTGCTTTTTCTCAGCATCATTCCATGCACAAAAGACATTGAATATCAATCTGTCTTCTAAAAAGGATACTGAAGTAAGCCCGATTGTGAAAGAGAAGGTAGAGGAATATGCAGCTAAGATCAATGCGATCATTCAGGAAGAAAAAAAGCTGATGGAGGCTGAACTTGAGGTCCTGAAAGCCAGAAATCTTGATAAAGCCGATTTCGACAGAGAAAAAGCTCAGGTTGCTGACCGTTATTCTGAAAAAATGGATAAAAGAATTGAAGAACTGGGATTTGACCTGGATGATGTTATTCAGAAGCAGGTAAGATACTCACTTTTAAATACAGATGTTACTTCTAACGAAGAACTTAAAGAAAAGCTTTTGAAGAAATTCCGTCCTACTAGAAGCTTTACAGGGTACTTTTCTTATGGGATCATGACGTTGACGAATAATCTTTCAGACAATGAACTGGATAAAAATATCGGCTATGCCAACAATCTTGAATTTGGGCTGAAACTGAATTATCAGCTTAGCAGAACAAGTCCATGGGCTGTTATTTCCGGATTGGGATTTTCATGGAGAACCATCAGAGCGGATAATAATATGTTTTTTACAAAAGATCCCGGATATGGAGTTGCCCTTAGCCAATATAACGGGAACCTGGATAAAAGTAAATTGAGAACAGGTTATATCATGGTTCCCCTCGGAATGCAGTACAATTTCTCAAAGCTTAAAAATGCAGGAATGGACATCCAGTACCGCAGCTACGGCAGAGGATTCAAAATAGCTGCTAATGTATATGGTGGGGTAAAAATGTCTACCAACAATATTGTAAAAGGAAATGACGGGGAAATCAGAGACAGGGGAAATTATCAGGTAAATCCTTTTGTATACGGAGGACAGCTGACATTCTCTTATAACGGTTTCAGCCTTTTTGTGAAAAAAGATTTCAGTAATTACTTTAAAGACAGCTATTTTAAGAATGATAAAGCACTGATCTTTGGGTTAGCTATCGGATTAGATTAA